Proteins from a single region of Hordeum vulgare subsp. vulgare chromosome 6H, MorexV3_pseudomolecules_assembly, whole genome shotgun sequence:
- the LOC123405862 gene encoding uncharacterized protein LOC123405862 produces the protein MAKSGARKEAAPVRSPATSPPQHFPGPASSYASGSAQQLFYPGAPTCSSANTSTPPPHLYPPLMETSSPNPTWRPMYTAAPESLLNFGQFPPMHPYNFRPPPVHYPEQGHGNLENLHFVGASPHDSFSTPPPAPHPKVASRSGPAKVDSTSSKKKRKTINVDEEELGERTAYRLPYTPEEHDRLAGAWLECSLNPIDGNGKKGEQFWDDIAALYNGATPSNRKRDRNQLKMEWQRTKKKLGAFHGEWIAVMGVYHSGHNSHDLQKMALEKYERNYHQPFQHLTMWEKLKDDSKWLTSYKHMTAKKGNMTDSNTTSNMINLEAEERPKVGRDKAKLERAGKGKSGGLSQELGERLDKFIEVNNQSMEDRQKVINSQVLLSNQQLETAKINNKTKMLDVYSKMLLADTSKMDDGEKARRAKALSNMEAMLFS, from the exons ATGGCCAAATCCGGTGCCCGTAAGGAGGCGGCGCCAGTCCGGTCACCGGCGACCtcgccgccgcagcacttcccCGGCCCGGCAAGCTCGTACGCGAGCGGCTCGGCACAACAACTCTTCTACCCGGGCGCCCCGACGTGCTCCTCCGCCAATACCtcgacgccgccgccgcacctGTACCCACCCCTCATGGAGACCTCCTCTCCCAACCCTACATG GAGGCCAATGTACACCGCTGCACCTGAAAGCTTGCTAAATTTTGGGCAATTCCCTCCAATGCATCCTTATAATTTTCGACCTCCGCCGGTCCACTATCCAGAACAAGGACACGGCAATTTGGAGAATTTGCACTTTGTTGGGGCTTCTCCACACGATTCCTTTTCAACACCACCACCGGCACCGCACCCTAAAGTCGCATCTCGGTCTGGTCCTGCAAAAGTGGATTCGACATCTtccaaaaagaaaaggaagaccATCAATGTAGATGAAGAAGAATTGGGAGAAAGGACCGCATATCGTCTGCCCTATACACCCGAGGAACATGACAGACTG GCTGGTGCTTGGCTAGAGTGTTCACTGAATCCCATCGATGGGAACGGAAAGAAGGGTGAGCAGTTCTGGGATGACATTGCTGCTCTCTACAATGGTGCCACACCAAGTAACCGGAAGAGAGATCGCAATCAGTTGAAGATGGAATGGCAAAGGACCAAGAAAAAGCTCGGTGCTTTCCATGGGGAGTGGATTGCTGTTATGGGAGTGTATCATAGTGGTCACAACAGTCATGACCTACAAAAAATGGCCTTGGAGAAGTACGAACGCAACTATCATCAGCCTTTCCAACATTTAACTATGTGGGAAAAACTTAAGGATGATAGCAAATGGCTAACCTCTTACAAACACATGACTGCAAAAAAAGGTAACATGACAGATAGCAATACCACATCAAATATGATCAACTTGGAGGCTGAGGAGCGCCCAAAAGTTGGCCGTGATAAGGCTAAGCTTGAACGTGCTGGTAAAGGCAAGTCAGGAGGGCTCTCGCAAGAGCTTGGAGAAAGATTGGACAAATTCATCGAGGTTAACAATCAATCGATGGAGGACCGTCAAAAGGTGATAAATAGCCAGGTTCTTTTATCAAATCAACAACTTGAAACTGCAAAGATCAACAACAAGACAAAAATGTTGGATGTTTATTCCAAAATGCTTTTAGCGGACACATCTAAGATGGATGATGGTGAAAAGGCCCGGCGTGCAAAGGCTTTGAGTAATATGGAGGCCATGTTAttttcttga